The nucleotide window CCGAGCACGAGATTGATCGCGCGGCTGCGAAACGCCGTCTTGTGCGCGGTCTCGTGCACCACCATGAACAGGAAGGCGACGAAATACCCCTGCACGACGATCAGCGGGATCGCCCAGAACAGGCCATAGGTCGAGACGGTCAGCCAGATCAGCGTACCGAAAAGCGCGATCGCGCCGTAGTGGCTGGCCGCGCGAACCATGCCTTGAAGGTTCGTTCGCACCGATAGCGCGCGCAATTCGGCCGACGTCAGCGGCTTCTCTCCCGTTGCAGTAACTGCTGTGCTCATGATTGCAATCGCCTCTGATTGGCTTCAGCGCTGCAGCAGCGCCGAGATTTCGGCGTTGATGAAGTCGCGGTCTGCAGGATTGTTGATCGGATTTCCGGCACGATGTCCGTGGATCGAGGGAATCGGATGCAGTTCGGCGGACTTCGCGTTGACAAGGCGGCCAAGCTCCGCCTCGTTGTCGCGCATGTCTAAGTAGCGGTCCGTCCTCCCCGGCATCAGCAACATCCGCGCCCTGATCGCGGCGATCGCGCGGGCGATGTCGCCGCCAAATTCGGGGCATTGGCTGATATCGCCGCGCTGCCAGATGCCGATCTGCGCCAACAGATCGTTGGCGTCGCGCCTTGTGAAGGCAACATCCCAGGAACGCGCGAGGTAATCTTCGAGGCCCGTGAAGCCAGCCTCGCGCCAGACCTCGTCGCGATAATAGGCGTGCGACATCGCCCATCCCGCATAGACCCGCCCCATTGCCCGCAGCCCGGCGACCGGTTTTGCAACGAAACGGCCATCCTGCCAGGCCGGGTCCGCCGTCAGCGCCGCCTTCACGCCCTCGAGGAACACATGATTATAGGGCGAACATCTGGCGCTGCCGCAGACGACCGCTGCCCGCTCCACCATGTCGGGATGAAGGGCGGCCCAGTGATAGGCCTGCATGCCGCCCATCGACCAGCCATAGACCAGCGCGATCCTTGAAATGCCGAACTGCTCCTCAAGCAGCCGACGCTGCACTGCGACAGCGTCGTGATAGCTGATGGCCGGAAACGGCGAGACATCGCAATTGGACGGCGATGAAGACAGGCCGTTGCCGAAGAGATTTGGAATGATGATGAAATAGTGATCGGGATCCAGAGCGGCGCCGCGCTGGATCAGCCATTCGATGTCGCTGTGCTGCGCGCTGAAGGACGTCGGATAGACAATGACATTGTCCTTCCGGGCGCTCAGCGTGCCATAGGTCTTGTACGCGAGCCGCATCGCAGGAAATACCGCGCCTGACTGAAGCGCGACGTCTCCGGCTTCGAACAACTGATAGTCGGCGCGAGGCGTCATGGCCGGTTCCGAACGACATTTAGTGTACTTATCGTACACTATTTGGATGGAATTGCAATGGGCTTGTCGTGCCAGCAGGCTCTCTCCGCGCCGTACAGCCACAAATGAAAGCTGCGCCGCAGGGTTTCTGCGGCGCAGTTTCGACGGGCTCAGAAGATTGCGGACCCTCCAGCGATTACTCCGCGGGTGCTGCCGCCGGTACCTCAGCATGCGAGCTGTAAGCGACGCTGCCGCTGGTCTTCGCCAGCGCGAACAGGCCCGCCGCCATCACGGCATAGGCCAGCGCCACGCCCGGCGTCACACCGAGACCGCCGCCGATGCCGACGGCTTCGCCATGCATGAAGCCGAAATAGGTCATGACGGCACCGGCCAGCGCGAAGGCCGACGCCTTCATGAAGTCGCGCTCGATCACGAACACGCCGATCGCGCCCAGCACGAGGCCGGCGAGGATCGAGCCGCCGCCCATTACATCGAGGCCACGATAGAGCACGCCCTGCTGCGGCAACGAGGCGATGGCCGCGGCCTTCACCGCGTCGACCTTGTCGGCGGCGAGACCGCCGACGGTTTGAGCTGCGGCCATGCTCGCGCCGAGCATGGTGTCGATCTGCAGTTTTGCCCACGCCGCGAGATGCGGCGTGAAGGCGAGCACTATCGCCGGCGCGTGCTTGACTGGCGTGGTCTGGAACGCCTGCGCGCCGATCAGCATGCCGATGTAGAGCAGGATCGGTGAGATCGCGACCACCGGCACCAGCGCCAGCAGCACCGAGATGATGCCGAACCAGGACAGCAGCACCACCATGACGCCGGTCGCCGCCGAATAACCAATCCGCCCGCCCATCGCCTTCCAGCCGGGATGGCCGATATAGACGGCGTTGATGAAGGGATTGCCCATCAGGCAACCGATCAGGCTGACGACGCCGTCCGCGGTGAGCACGCGCGTGGTCGGATATTCGTCGCCGGCGGCTTCCGCGCTTTCGACATTGTCCATGGCTTCGACGAGGTCGTAGATGCCGAACGGGATCGCGGTCACCAGGATGATGCCGAGGAATTCGAAGCCGGAGAACACGTGACCGAATGCCGGCAGCGGCACCGAGAAGCCGAAATTGGCGAAGGCATCGCCAACGCCCTTCAGGCTCAACCCGCCGAGCCCGAGACCGAACAGGTTCGAACCCCAGGCGATCAGCATGCCGGCAGCAATGGCGACGAGGCCGGCCGGAATCCCCTTCGGGTATTTCACGCCGCCGAACCAGGCCACCAGGATGATGGCGAAGCAGATGAGCCCGATCTGCGGCGTCATGTACATTTCCAGCGCCGGACGCATCGAGATGAAGGTGACGGAGACACCGGCGAGCGTGCCGAGCAGCGCCGCGCGCGGGGTGATCTTCCGGATATAGGGTGCGATGAAGCCACCGATCATCAGGATAAAACTCTGGAAGAACACCCAGACCGAGCCGGCCGACCAGCCCTTTACCGGGTCGCCAGTCTTGAGCGTGATCGGCAACATGATCACGAAGGTGACGATGAACATGTGCGGCACGCTGACGCCTGAGGGCAGCGCGCAGACGTCGTTGCGGCCGGTCTTCTGCGCCAGCCTGTAGGCGAGATACGCGTAATAGAACGTCGAGAGGCACATCATCAGGCCGAGCGCCGGCAGGATGCGGCCGAATACGATGCTATCAGGCATCTTCAGCACGAAACGCAAAAGCCCGGTCAGCACCAGCATGTTGACGAGAATGTTGGTGCCGAAGCCGAATAGAGCGTTCCAGTCGCCCGGCGTCCACAAGGCCGGTTTGAACGCTGATGTGCCTGCCGTCCCCGTTGTGCTCGTGCTCATCGTAATCCCCCCGCTACTGCCGTTGTTGGAATCTCCGGTGAAATCGCCCTGAGCACTGCGGCCGAATCCGAGACCCAGCCAAAGATGCCGCCCTGGGCCTTGATCATTTTCAGGCCCATTTCGTGAAACTCGGGAAAGTAGGACGCGCAGCAATCGGCCAGCACCACGCAGCGATAGCCGCGGTCGTTGGCTTCGCGCACGGTGGTGTTGACGCAGACCTCGGTGGTGACGCCGCAGACCAACAAGTTCTCGATGCCGTAGCGCTGCAGCACGTCGCCGAGCTCGGTGGCGTAGAAGGCGCCCTTGCCGGGCTTGTCGATCACGATCTCGCTGTCGAGGGGATAGAGTTCGGGAATTATGTCGTGGCCGGGTTCACCGCGAATGAGAATGCGGCCCATCGGACCCGGATCGCCGATGCGCAAGGACGGCTCGCCGCGCTCGACCTTGGCCGGCGGCGCGTCGGAAAGATCAGGCAGATGGCCTTCGCGGGTGTGAATGACCAGCATGCCGGCCGCGCGCGCCGCATCCAGCACGGCAGCGATCGGCTTCACCGCGCGCGCAAGCTGGCTGACGTCGTTGCCCAGCGTCTCGCCAAAGCCGCCCGGCTCCATGAAATCGCGCTGCATGTCGATGATGAGAAGCGCGGTCGCCGCCCAGTCGAGTTCGATCGGCTCCGGCTCCGCTGCGAGCTTTCTTGAGTTCGCCATGACGTACGCGCCCCGAACGAGAGAACTCTTCGGGAGAAATCAAGCAAGGCGCGTGCCATTGTGTACAATCGAGGTCTTCCGCCGATACGACAAAATCCGCAGTGTTCTCAATCTGCTGCTTGTCGATGCGCCGACGACTTGCGCTCGGTCCGGTGCTATCCGGACGGGCATCTGCTCAGTAACCGAGCAGACGTCCGTCGCGTTGTGGCATCGCGGCGCTAGGCAGAGACCGCCTCAGCTGGTCGCGTATTTCCAGTAAGCAAGGAGGTCCCAAATGCCCTTCTCCAGACCGTCAGAAAACGCGGAAACCAGGAGTGCGCGACGGCGCTCTGATAGGCCCATGTGCGGTATTTGAGACCCTTTTCCGACAGGAGTTCCTGATACCCGCCGTGCGTCTCGGTTGCAGTCTGGATGTCTCGCAGTATGTCGCGGGCGCAGGACCGGTACGTGTCTGTGCCGGAAATTCATCGTACTCCAGCATGCGATCGGCGAACTCGACGTTGAACGTCGGCCAGCAGGAACGCCCCTGGTAGGCCGGAGCCGCAATCTTGTGGATCATCTTGTTCTGCGGGTTATCCGTGGACACCAGGAAGTGTGACGTATCCGGGATTCGAAACCGCGGTTCCTCAAGTATCATATCCGTCGTAGCTGCGAATAGCGCGCGTTCGCTCGCATCGCTAAGGTCCCAAAAGCCCTGGTGCACATTGACGAAATCCAGGGCGATCGAGGATGCCGCCGGTTCGATCCTGGAATCCAAAGTATGCCTGATATAGCCATGCTTGCCAAACAGCCCGAGCAATTGCTTTTTGTATTGTGAAAGCGCGCGTCCGAGCAGCCCTTCCAGCTCGATCTGATCGATCACCTCTAGTCGTATTCCGCGCACGAACGTCGCGTAGACGCATGCATTGGTGACGAAGCGCCTGCGTTCGGCGCGAGTATCTGTTGCCGCGGAACGGGGCGCGTTTACGTCGCACAGCAAAGCCGTGAGGCCGTCGTCATCGAACGGCTCCAATGCGTTGGCGAGTTGAAATATTGCCTTCTTCAGGTCCTCGCGATACTCGGCCAGCAACAAGCGGCCGGCATAAGCGCTCTGGGACATCGCCAGATATGAAGATGACCTTTGGTCCGCCCGCATGATCTGTTCGAGACCTGCGAGGATGCCCAACAGCGTGTCTGACGGCAGCGAGAAGTAGTTGACGCCGACATACCGATCGCTTCCAGCAGGAACAATGGTCGTTGTGACGACGCCGGCGCGGACGGCCTCCAACATCAGTCGCACGCTCTTTTCGAGCAAGCGAACGCGGCGGATTGCATCCTCGGAATCCATGATGGTCTCGGGATCGAGAACGTCGGGATAAAACCAGGCAAAATCCCGGGGATAATAGGCCGATGCGTGCGGGGCCCCCGTGACCAGAAAGGCTTCCGTCGGAGAAAAGGCACTGTTCACCGAGTGCCGGTACAGCTCAACGATCCCGGCCGGCGAGTGATATTTTCGCAGGAATCGATCCCCGAGAAAATTGACAGCCTGAATACCGTTGGCGACGCAGGTGGCAAACATACCCTGGTAAAATCGGTATTCGCGATTGGATGGAAATGGAATGTGACGATTCATATGCTTGGATGAACCAGGTCCCGGTAGGAGTACCACGCGTTGTTACTCCAGACATCATCGATTCGTCTTTCTGTCAGATGAATCATGATGTCATCGTTTTGTCACAAGTGGACGTGGCAGCAGCGCTAGGGAATGTCAGTTTTGGCAGGTGAGCGAACTTAAGCTGGCCGAACGCCGCTCTCAGGATCTCTCTGATCCGCCATCCGCACGTGGCCGAAAATTCTCGATCAAACGCAACAATACCCGCGCGCCGGCATCCGCGTCGGCGAGTTCGACGTGCTCGGCCGGGTTATGGCTGATGCCGCCACGGCAGCGCACGAACAGCATGGCGACATCGGCGATATCGATCATTGCCATGCCGTCATGCCCCGCACCGCTCGGCAGTTCGAACACGCTATAGCCTTCGGCCGCAACCGCTTCCGCGACCTGCGCTTTCAGCCATGACGCGCAGGGCACGGTGCGGTTTTCGTGGGTGACGTCGATCTGCAGCGACAATTCGCGGCGCTTCGCGATCGCCTCGATTCGCTGCACGATTTCGGCGACGGCGCGCTTGCGATGCGGATCGGTCGGCGCGCGGATGTCAAGCGTGAACGACACCCGTCCCGGGATCACGTTGGTCGCGCCGGGCGACGCGTTGATCACGCCGACGGTGCCGACCAGACCGGCGCCGTCAACCTTGCAGAATTGCTCGAGCGCGGTGATGCATTCGGCAGCGCCCGCCAGCGCGTCGCGCCGCAGCGCCATCGGCACCGTGCCGGCATGGCCAGCCATGCCGGAGAGGCTCGCCGTCAGCCGCGTGGCGCCAGCGATCGCTGTCACCACGCCGACGGGAATGTCTTGCTGTTCCAGCACCGGCCCCTGCTCGATGTGCAGTTCGACATAGGCGTGCAGTTCGCGCCGCGCCCGCGCCGCCGTACCGATTTTGGCCGGATCCAGCCCAAACTGCACCATCGCCTCGCGCATGGTGACGCCGTCATGGTCGCGCGCGTCGAGCACGGGGGCGTCGAAGGTTCCGGCGACCGCCCGGCTGCCGAGCAGCGTGGAGGCAAACCGCACGCCCTCCTCATCGGCGAAACCGACGATTTCGATCGCGAACGGCAGCCGCACGCCGCGCCGGTTCAGGTCGCCGACGCAGGCGATCGCCGTGATCACGCCGAGCGGCCCATCCCATTTGCCGGCATCGCGCACGGTGTCGTAGTGCGAGCCCAGCATCAGGCAGGGCAGTCCCGGGCGGTCGCCTTCGTAACGGCCGCAGACATTGCCGATGGCGTCGAGATGCGCGGCCATGCCGGCATCCCGCATCCAGGACAGAATGAGATCGGCGGCGGTGCGATGCTCTGGCGAGAGAAAGATCCGCGCCAGATGCTGCGGCGTCTCGGAAATCATTCCGAGCTGATTGATACGGCTTACGATTTCATCGCCGAGCATTGCTTCATCCGATATCGAAAGCGTTATCGGCGAGATGAGAGAGGTTAGCGTGCCAGTGCTGCGCGATCTGCAGCCGCGTCGGCACCCAGACGCGCTCATGCGTTCCGATGTAGTCGAGAAACCGCATCAGCGCCGCCGCGCGGCCGGGGCGGCCGACGACCCGGCAATGCAGGCCGACCGACATCATCTTCGGCGCGCGCTCACCTTCCGCATAAAGAACGTCAAAACTGTCCTTGAGGTAGGTGAAGAATTCATCGCCGCCGCCAAAACCCTGCGCGTTGACAAAGCGCATGTCGTTGGCATCGAGCGTATAGGGAATGACCAGATGCGGCTTGGAGCCCCGCGACTTGATCCAGTATGGCAGGTCGTCGGCATAGGAGTCGCTGAGATAAAGCAGGCCGCCGGATTCCATCAGGAGCCGCAGCGTGTTGATCGAGGAGCGCCCGGTATACCAGCCGAGCGGGCGCTGCCCCGTCGCCTCGGTGTGGACGCGGATCGCGGCTGCGATCTCGGTCCGCTCCTCGCTCTCCGACATGTCCCTGTGCTCGATCCATCTGAGGCTATGGCTGGCAATATCCCAGCCGGCCTCCTTCATGGCGGCGACCACGTCGGGATTTCGCTGCAACGCCTTGGCGACGCCGAACACGGTGACCGGCAAACTGCGTTCGGTGAACATCCGCCACAGCCGCCAGAAGCCGGCGCGCGAGCCATATTCGAACATCGACTCGATGTTGGCATGGCGCTGTCCGGGCCAGGGCTGCGCGCCCAGCACATCGGACAAAAAAGCCTCCGAGGCGCGATCGCCGTCGAGAACATTGTTCTCGCCGCCTTCCTCGAAATTGACCACGAACTGCACCGCGACGCGCGCATTGCCGGGCCAATTGGGATCGGGCGGGTTGCGCCCGTAGCCGCGAAAGTCGCGCGGGTAGACCGGCGCGGCCACGCTAGACCTCCTCGAAGCGGATCTTTTGCGCGCCCTTCCACAGCACGGACTTGCCGAATGCGGTCAGGTTCTCCAGACCCGACGTCAGGGTGATGAAGTGGTTACCGGCGAGCTGGCCCATCTTGCTGGCGAAATGCACCCCGCCATAGGCCAGCAGGATTTCGGTCTCGCTGATGCCGCCGGGATAGAGAATGATCTGGCCGGGCGAGGGATAGCTGGTGTGGTTCTCGTAGGAGACCCCGAAATCGAGATCGCCGAGCGGCATCCAGACACCCTCGCCGCTCCAGCGCACATGGATCGCCTGGCTCTCGAACGGCATCGCCTTGCGAAACGCGGCGACCGTCTTGGGCGCAAGTTGCTCCTCGAAGCGGGCCTGGAACGTGAATTCACCGGCGCGGACAATCAGTTGGCTCATCGATCTCTTCTTCTAGATATAGGTGAGGACGTGGTTCAGCCGTATCCATTACAGCCCGAACAAGCGGACGCAAGACCGATTCCGGCCCATTCTGTTTCGGCCAGGACGTCGGAGCCGTGAATTCGCCAGCGGGACCTAGCTGCGGGCCCTCGCCGGGACCGGAGGGGACCGCGCATCGTCATGCTCGAAAGTACCGCTGAAGTCGGCGAGCGGCGGCGATATCAGGGCGCGCTCGCGCGGGAATGCTTCGGGCATCTCCTCGCGAATGAAGGCCAGCAGCTTCTCCCGGATTTCGCAGCGGAGATCCCAGGACTGCGGGGCAGATCTGGCGCTGACCAATGCGCGAAGCTCGATCGACCGCGGGCTGGCCTCGATCACCTGAAGATTGACCACGGCGCCATCCCACAATTTGGAATCGCCCACGGCCTGCTCGAGCCGCTGCCTGATCCGCGAGACATCGGTGCAATAATCGACGTGAAGGGTGATGGCCCCGATCAGCGACTGAGTGTCGCGGGTCCAGTTCTGGAACGGACGTTCGATGAAGTAGGACAGCGGAACCACCATCCGGCGCCAGTCCCACAACCGGACCACGACGTAGGTTGAGGCAATGTCCTCCACCCACCCCCATTCGTTCTCGATGATGACGGCGTCCTCGATCCGGATCGGCTGCGTGATCGCGATCTGCACGCCGGCGATGAGGTTTGAGAGCAGCGGCCGCGCGGCAAGACCGACAATCAGACCGGCGGCGCCGGCGGAGGCGAACAGGCTGACGCCGTACTGCTTGACCGATTCGAACGTCATCAAGGCGGTGGAAACGGCAATGATGACAACCAACGTATCGAGCACGCGCTTGAAGACGCGCACCTGGGTGACGTGCTTGCGTGCGAGGAAGTTCTCATCGGTATCGAGGCGGAACCGCTGCAGATAGCGCGCAGCCCCCATGTCCACGGCGCGAACCGTGATCCATCCGATCAGCGCGATGACGGCGACGATAAAGAAGTGCCTGAGCTGTTGACCCAGCACGTCGTTCAAGGGCGCAAGCGGCAGCACCAGTGCCACGGCGACGAGACAAAGCGCGAGCCGCGCCGGGCCTGCGACCCGCTGCAACAGCAATGTCACGGCCGGCCAGCGCATCCCGAGGGCGCGCTTGATGATCCTTGCCGCAATACCGTAGACGAACAGCGCAACGACAATGGCACCGACGACGAGGCCGACGCCGACCAGCCATTGCGGCACCCAGCCCAACATCCGTTCGAACCTTGACAGAATATCTTCCATGCCGGATTCCCGCTGCGTGGCGTCGTTCGGCCGCTAACGCATTGATGCGTGCATTGGTCCCGCACCTGACGCAGCGCAGCAATTCACGGCGCGCAACGCGGGATTATCGGCTGATGGGAACTTTGGCGTGATGGTTTGCGGAGCGCGATGGCTCAGGATTCGCCGCGCCAGAATGCGGTCTGCAGCGGCAGTTGGTGTTTGATCATTGCGACGCCATCGACCACCTTCAGGCCGCGCGCGGCGCTAGCCTGCATGAACTCGGTCCGGCGGGCGGCGATGATATCGAACACCGCGCAATCATCCGGCAGCCTCGCGGGAT belongs to Bradyrhizobium icense and includes:
- a CDS encoding allantoate amidohydrolase, which translates into the protein MLGDEIVSRINQLGMISETPQHLARIFLSPEHRTAADLILSWMRDAGMAAHLDAIGNVCGRYEGDRPGLPCLMLGSHYDTVRDAGKWDGPLGVITAIACVGDLNRRGVRLPFAIEIVGFADEEGVRFASTLLGSRAVAGTFDAPVLDARDHDGVTMREAMVQFGLDPAKIGTAARARRELHAYVELHIEQGPVLEQQDIPVGVVTAIAGATRLTASLSGMAGHAGTVPMALRRDALAGAAECITALEQFCKVDGAGLVGTVGVINASPGATNVIPGRVSFTLDIRAPTDPHRKRAVAEIVQRIEAIAKRRELSLQIDVTHENRTVPCASWLKAQVAEAVAAEGYSVFELPSGAGHDGMAMIDIADVAMLFVRCRGGISHNPAEHVELADADAGARVLLRLIENFRPRADGGSERS
- a CDS encoding regulator codes for the protein MSTSTTGTAGTSAFKPALWTPGDWNALFGFGTNILVNMLVLTGLLRFVLKMPDSIVFGRILPALGLMMCLSTFYYAYLAYRLAQKTGRNDVCALPSGVSVPHMFIVTFVIMLPITLKTGDPVKGWSAGSVWVFFQSFILMIGGFIAPYIRKITPRAALLGTLAGVSVTFISMRPALEMYMTPQIGLICFAIILVAWFGGVKYPKGIPAGLVAIAAGMLIAWGSNLFGLGLGGLSLKGVGDAFANFGFSVPLPAFGHVFSGFEFLGIILVTAIPFGIYDLVEAMDNVESAEAAGDEYPTTRVLTADGVVSLIGCLMGNPFINAVYIGHPGWKAMGGRIGYSAATGVMVVLLSWFGIISVLLALVPVVAISPILLYIGMLIGAQAFQTTPVKHAPAIVLAFTPHLAAWAKLQIDTMLGASMAAAQTVGGLAADKVDAVKAAAIASLPQQGVLYRGLDVMGGGSILAGLVLGAIGVFVIERDFMKASAFALAGAVMTYFGFMHGEAVGIGGGLGVTPGVALAYAVMAAGLFALAKTSGSVAYSSHAEVPAAAPAE
- a CDS encoding mechanosensitive ion channel family protein translates to MEDILSRFERMLGWVPQWLVGVGLVVGAIVVALFVYGIAARIIKRALGMRWPAVTLLLQRVAGPARLALCLVAVALVLPLAPLNDVLGQQLRHFFIVAVIALIGWITVRAVDMGAARYLQRFRLDTDENFLARKHVTQVRVFKRVLDTLVVIIAVSTALMTFESVKQYGVSLFASAGAAGLIVGLAARPLLSNLIAGVQIAITQPIRIEDAVIIENEWGWVEDIASTYVVVRLWDWRRMVVPLSYFIERPFQNWTRDTQSLIGAITLHVDYCTDVSRIRQRLEQAVGDSKLWDGAVVNLQVIEASPRSIELRALVSARSAPQSWDLRCEIREKLLAFIREEMPEAFPRERALISPPLADFSGTFEHDDARSPPVPARARS
- a CDS encoding cysteine hydrolase family protein, whose translation is MANSRKLAAEPEPIELDWAATALLIIDMQRDFMEPGGFGETLGNDVSQLARAVKPIAAVLDAARAAGMLVIHTREGHLPDLSDAPPAKVERGEPSLRIGDPGPMGRILIRGEPGHDIIPELYPLDSEIVIDKPGKGAFYATELGDVLQRYGIENLLVCGVTTEVCVNTTVREANDRGYRCVVLADCCASYFPEFHEMGLKMIKAQGGIFGWVSDSAAVLRAISPEIPTTAVAGGLR
- a CDS encoding DUF3830 family protein; translation: MSQLIVRAGEFTFQARFEEQLAPKTVAAFRKAMPFESQAIHVRWSGEGVWMPLGDLDFGVSYENHTSYPSPGQIILYPGGISETEILLAYGGVHFASKMGQLAGNHFITLTSGLENLTAFGKSVLWKGAQKIRFEEV
- a CDS encoding alpha/beta fold hydrolase codes for the protein MTPRADYQLFEAGDVALQSGAVFPAMRLAYKTYGTLSARKDNVIVYPTSFSAQHSDIEWLIQRGAALDPDHYFIIIPNLFGNGLSSSPSNCDVSPFPAISYHDAVAVQRRLLEEQFGISRIALVYGWSMGGMQAYHWAALHPDMVERAAVVCGSARCSPYNHVFLEGVKAALTADPAWQDGRFVAKPVAGLRAMGRVYAGWAMSHAYYRDEVWREAGFTGLEDYLARSWDVAFTRRDANDLLAQIGIWQRGDISQCPEFGGDIARAIAAIRARMLLMPGRTDRYLDMRDNEAELGRLVNAKSAELHPIPSIHGHRAGNPINNPADRDFINAEISALLQR
- the puuE gene encoding allantoinase PuuE, translated to MAAPVYPRDFRGYGRNPPDPNWPGNARVAVQFVVNFEEGGENNVLDGDRASEAFLSDVLGAQPWPGQRHANIESMFEYGSRAGFWRLWRMFTERSLPVTVFGVAKALQRNPDVVAAMKEAGWDIASHSLRWIEHRDMSESEERTEIAAAIRVHTEATGQRPLGWYTGRSSINTLRLLMESGGLLYLSDSYADDLPYWIKSRGSKPHLVIPYTLDANDMRFVNAQGFGGGDEFFTYLKDSFDVLYAEGERAPKMMSVGLHCRVVGRPGRAAALMRFLDYIGTHERVWVPTRLQIAQHWHANLSHLADNAFDIG